The following are encoded in a window of Telmatobacter sp. DSM 110680 genomic DNA:
- a CDS encoding right-handed parallel beta-helix repeat-containing protein, which yields MRLAAICISFSLIVLFIAEPSARSQANVIENQTTVLYVDAQKGSDSNVGSTSSPLKSIQAAVNKANVNNQNQVGTKIIVNAGVYRETVGINPISNQTTVPLTIQAAVTGTAIISGANVLSNWATDSTYSSAYTTSWYPTMGTCPLPSGWPTGFSSIAMHTEMIFVNSVPLTQVLSYSQMRAGTFYINEGSGSLHLWPANGTNMQTALVEAATRQKTVSIVGRTNIVLRGLTLTQSASCINSSGATVTSGSNVLIDSVQANWNNWGGLGIFSSNNVTVQNSVANYNGGIGFMGSKSQNILFSFNESDYNNWRGAQSAYYDWGMGGAKFFQMRSMTVQDHFSYNNQAQGLWFDTDNKNITINRPTLAGNTTAALQIERNEGPVTVENGHLCSSGSGVNLLTSEQVRIQNNVFYNNGATNKYQAQIYLAGQAGGIVITDWQTSQSYDLFTKGLVLTGNTFVDGATGQNVFGTYLSGSDWSDFASTLNASDNVWYDPFIANSFKVVNGHLVNLSGWQNSVGTDYTSTWAAPATSPVAACALPAVKYADFGVVMNANTYTMSAGSALATAKVTSFGFGTVNLSVSGLPAGVSATINNGSLISGTSTITFSASSSASNQTVPVTVWAVSGSRVHTATFNLHVVPL from the coding sequence ATGAGACTGGCGGCCATCTGTATTTCTTTCTCTCTCATTGTTCTATTCATTGCCGAGCCATCTGCCCGCAGCCAAGCAAATGTAATCGAAAACCAGACTACCGTGCTGTATGTGGATGCGCAGAAGGGCTCTGATTCAAATGTAGGTTCAACTTCTTCCCCTCTCAAGAGCATTCAGGCGGCCGTGAACAAAGCCAACGTAAATAATCAGAATCAAGTCGGCACGAAGATCATCGTGAATGCGGGCGTTTATCGCGAGACAGTGGGCATCAATCCGATTTCGAATCAGACAACGGTTCCCTTGACAATTCAAGCTGCGGTAACTGGTACCGCCATCATTTCTGGCGCCAACGTTTTGAGCAACTGGGCAACTGATTCGACATATTCATCCGCATACACCACGTCGTGGTATCCGACAATGGGAACGTGTCCACTTCCTAGTGGTTGGCCCACGGGCTTTTCCTCCATCGCCATGCATACCGAAATGATTTTTGTGAATAGTGTTCCTCTCACGCAAGTCTTATCGTATTCGCAAATGCGCGCCGGAACGTTCTATATCAACGAGGGCAGCGGATCGCTGCATCTATGGCCTGCTAACGGAACGAACATGCAGACAGCATTAGTGGAAGCCGCGACACGTCAAAAGACAGTAAGTATCGTAGGTCGGACAAATATCGTCTTGCGCGGTCTCACCCTTACGCAGTCGGCAAGTTGCATTAACTCGAGCGGCGCCACCGTCACGTCCGGGTCGAACGTGCTGATTGATTCAGTGCAGGCCAATTGGAATAACTGGGGCGGTCTGGGAATTTTTTCGAGTAACAACGTGACCGTGCAGAACTCAGTCGCAAATTACAACGGCGGCATCGGCTTTATGGGATCCAAGAGCCAGAATATTCTCTTCAGCTTCAACGAAAGCGATTACAACAACTGGCGAGGGGCTCAATCGGCGTACTACGACTGGGGCATGGGCGGAGCGAAGTTCTTCCAGATGCGCAGCATGACCGTTCAAGATCATTTTTCGTACAACAACCAGGCGCAGGGTCTCTGGTTTGATACAGACAACAAAAACATCACAATCAATCGTCCGACGCTGGCTGGTAACACGACAGCGGCCTTGCAGATTGAGCGCAACGAAGGGCCGGTTACGGTTGAGAATGGCCATTTATGCTCCAGCGGTTCGGGTGTAAACCTGTTGACGAGCGAGCAGGTAAGAATTCAAAACAACGTGTTTTACAACAACGGAGCGACAAATAAATATCAGGCGCAGATTTATCTCGCGGGTCAGGCTGGTGGAATTGTCATTACAGATTGGCAGACAAGCCAGAGTTACGATCTGTTCACTAAGGGACTTGTCCTCACAGGAAATACGTTCGTGGATGGCGCCACAGGACAAAATGTATTTGGGACATATCTGAGCGGGTCCGACTGGTCTGATTTTGCCAGTACACTGAACGCAAGCGATAACGTTTGGTACGATCCATTTATTGCTAATTCGTTCAAAGTGGTCAATGGACACCTCGTAAATTTGTCTGGCTGGCAAAACTCGGTGGGAACGGACTACACCTCAACGTGGGCGGCACCGGCTACCTCTCCCGTAGCGGCTTGTGCTCTTCCTGCCGTAAAATATGCGGACTTCGGTGTGGTGATGAATGCGAATACCTATACGATGTCTGCGGGCTCAGCTTTAGCTACTGCAAAGGTGACATCCTTCGGATTCGGAACGGTAAATCTGAGCGTTAGCGGATTGCCGGCAGGCGTTAGCGCGACCATTAATAACGGCTCATTGATCAGCGGGACATCGACAATCACGTTTTCCGCAAGCTCATCGGCGAGCAATCAAACGGTACCGGTCACAGTGTGGGCAGTAAGCGGAAGCAGGGTGCACACCGCTACTTTCAACCTGCACGTTGTGCCACTTTAA
- a CDS encoding glycosyltransferase family 4 protein, whose translation MKILLSAYACEPNKGSEPGVGWNWALALRDRGFDVHVLTRSNNREAIEQVSNLPTSRLTFHFYDLPQRLRFWKHWPGGIYLYYLLWQVGAYRIAKRLHSTLQFGLVHHITFVSYRQPSFMGSLGIPFVFGPVGGGETMPSQFRDSLPLGGRLIEWFRDLGNRAVGLDPLMQRTYSSARLIACATGETLDAIPARFHAKCIVQRAIGISAAPEPEPSAIAVKLSRPQLLFVGRLLYWKGLHLLLRALSNVRDAVPGLRLRIIGEGADGRWLKQEARRWKVDDLVDWIARVPHHEMANEYRNSSAFIFPSLHDSGGMVVLEALSAGLPVICLNVGGPGSIVDSSCGFSVEVGRKSENEIIEELSDSVKRMCQEHKLRSELSVGARNRASTLTWSTAVEAIYSQPSVREHANVGERMSMI comes from the coding sequence ATGAAGATTCTCTTGTCTGCCTACGCTTGCGAGCCGAACAAGGGCTCGGAACCCGGCGTGGGATGGAACTGGGCCTTGGCGCTTCGAGATCGGGGCTTCGATGTTCACGTTCTCACGCGCAGCAACAACCGGGAGGCAATTGAACAGGTCTCCAATCTGCCAACTTCGCGGTTAACGTTCCATTTCTACGATCTTCCGCAGCGATTAAGATTCTGGAAGCACTGGCCTGGCGGAATCTATCTCTACTATCTGTTATGGCAGGTTGGTGCTTACCGAATCGCAAAGAGACTACACTCCACCCTTCAATTTGGCCTCGTTCATCACATCACCTTCGTTTCCTATCGTCAGCCATCGTTCATGGGCAGTCTGGGCATCCCGTTTGTATTCGGGCCGGTCGGCGGGGGAGAAACTATGCCCTCTCAATTTCGCGATTCTCTTCCTCTGGGCGGCCGATTAATAGAGTGGTTTCGCGACCTAGGAAATCGTGCCGTTGGTCTAGACCCTCTCATGCAACGCACCTACTCGAGCGCCAGGCTAATCGCATGCGCCACTGGCGAAACGCTCGATGCAATTCCAGCTCGATTTCATGCCAAATGTATAGTGCAGCGGGCCATTGGGATCAGTGCAGCCCCCGAGCCCGAACCTTCGGCTATCGCCGTGAAGCTGTCGCGGCCTCAGCTTCTGTTTGTGGGTAGATTGCTTTATTGGAAAGGGCTTCACCTGTTATTGCGTGCACTTTCGAACGTCAGAGATGCGGTTCCTGGCCTGAGGCTGCGCATAATTGGCGAGGGAGCCGATGGCCGCTGGCTCAAGCAGGAGGCGAGGCGCTGGAAAGTCGATGACCTGGTCGATTGGATCGCGCGAGTGCCGCACCATGAAATGGCCAATGAATATCGCAATAGCTCGGCCTTCATTTTTCCCAGCTTGCATGACTCAGGCGGAATGGTAGTGCTGGAAGCGCTCTCAGCTGGCTTGCCCGTCATCTGCCTGAACGTGGGCGGACCCGGCTCAATCGTCGACTCTTCATGTGGTTTTTCGGTAGAAGTGGGAAGGAAGTCCGAGAACGAAATCATCGAGGAGCTTTCCGACTCAGTAAAGCGAATGTGTCAGGAACATAAACTACGGAGTGAACTTTCTGTCGGAGCGCGGAACAGAGCATCCACACTAACGTGGAGCACTGCCGTCGAGGCAATCTACTCTCAACCGTCCGTTCGAGAGCATGCAAATGTTGGCGAGCGTATGTCTATGATTTAA
- a CDS encoding efflux RND transporter periplasmic adaptor subunit: MVLILTVVGCRSDARGSDANAAETASATVAPAKRGSIARKLNLAGQFQPYQVIDVHAKVSGYIRHIYVDIGDRVRQGQTLAVLEVPELDAQLRGTGAELARSKDEITRAEHEVVRVQSEHNALHSDFKRLKQASAAQPGLIAEQELDDAQSKDLAAEARVDAAKSALAAAQQQSESAKADNERVGDLADYTKVTAPLDGVIVYRYADTGALIQAGTSSDTQSLPIVKLSQSSLLRLRLPVPEDAVEYIHEGATVTVNVDAIHRSFEGKVVRFTRDLNLATRTMETEIDVDNKDLSLTPGEYANTTIELERHDNVLTIPVQAVIRNGNQQSVLVVDAAHHVQTRNIVTGLQGSNLIEVNSGLAEGDLVITGNQSNYQPGESVTTNLQQSTASDTTEEQSGGTK; the protein is encoded by the coding sequence TTGGTTCTAATACTGACGGTTGTCGGTTGTCGATCTGACGCTAGAGGATCTGATGCAAATGCAGCAGAGACCGCGTCAGCTACAGTCGCGCCAGCAAAGAGAGGATCCATCGCGCGCAAGTTGAATCTAGCCGGGCAATTTCAGCCCTACCAGGTGATCGACGTTCACGCCAAGGTCTCCGGCTACATCCGACATATTTATGTCGATATTGGTGACAGAGTCCGCCAAGGACAGACGCTTGCGGTGTTGGAAGTTCCAGAACTAGACGCTCAACTACGGGGAACAGGGGCGGAATTGGCCCGGAGCAAGGACGAGATCACGCGCGCTGAGCATGAGGTGGTGCGAGTTCAATCAGAACATAACGCGTTGCACAGCGACTTCAAACGCCTGAAACAGGCTTCTGCCGCACAGCCGGGACTGATTGCTGAGCAGGAACTGGATGATGCGCAATCAAAAGATTTGGCGGCAGAAGCAAGGGTTGATGCTGCAAAGTCTGCCTTAGCTGCTGCACAGCAGCAATCGGAAAGCGCTAAGGCTGACAACGAGCGTGTCGGCGACCTTGCCGACTATACCAAAGTGACCGCTCCGCTTGATGGCGTGATTGTTTATCGCTACGCGGACACCGGCGCCTTGATCCAGGCTGGCACGTCGTCTGATACACAGTCTTTGCCGATCGTAAAACTATCGCAGAGCAGTCTGCTTAGACTTCGTCTTCCAGTACCTGAAGATGCTGTCGAGTACATTCACGAAGGAGCAACCGTGACTGTAAACGTGGATGCGATACATCGATCCTTTGAGGGTAAAGTGGTGCGCTTCACACGAGATTTGAACCTTGCAACCCGAACAATGGAAACGGAGATAGACGTCGATAATAAGGACCTTTCGCTCACTCCCGGAGAATACGCAAATACCACTATCGAGCTTGAACGCCACGACAACGTGTTGACCATTCCCGTGCAGGCAGTAATTAGAAACGGGAATCAGCAGTCGGTTCTAGTTGTGGACGCAGCGCATCATGTTCAGACACGCAACATTGTGACGGGGCTTCAAGGCTCGAACTTGATTGAGGTCAATTCGGGCCTTGCTGAGGGAGACCTCGTGATCACCGGTAATCAATCGAACTATCAGCCAGGCGAGAGCGTGACGACTAATCTCCAGCAAAGTACAGCCTCGGATACCACTGAAGAACAGTCGGGGGGAACTAAGTAA